The following are from one region of the Alicyclobacillus fastidiosus genome:
- a CDS encoding NCS1 family nucleobase:cation symporter-1 — translation MSSTIQFDRQPDPGLYNPDLAPVPKEKRNWSWLNYSTIWMGMVHNIVSYELAGSLIGLGMSAWQALAVVIVSNIVLIGAIWLNSVCGAKYGLPFPVLIRAAFGYKGAHVPVLIRAFVAIFWFSVQAYAGSKAVGAVIGLIFPGWISLGTIHLLGASLNDLISFAIFWLVHAYVILHGMERIKSFELWAGPLVIVLGLGLVVWAIHAAHGLGPIFSVRATLSGGHFWGTFFLSVSGMIGVLASLVLNIPDLTRFAGSQRDQIIGQAVGLPVMMTFFAFMSVVITSGTVIAFGKPIFDPVQLLLHFKNPIVVLLGAFSLLIATVSVNVVANVVSPAYDLTNLLPRKLNFVKGGMISILIGVLFAPWAWYNNSNSILSVIGAIGGTLGPVAGIMIADFYFIHRRIYDVESLYSKEGAYTFRQGWNPQAFIAMILGIIVALIGLFVPALHALYAYNWFLGVGVGAVAYIALMRIVRGVNHSNTIIPTTNLETVSLQQDEI, via the coding sequence ATGAGCAGCACCATCCAATTCGACCGTCAGCCAGATCCCGGGTTGTATAATCCGGATCTGGCTCCCGTACCAAAGGAGAAGCGAAACTGGAGTTGGCTCAATTACTCCACAATCTGGATGGGCATGGTCCACAACATTGTATCGTACGAGTTGGCAGGCAGCCTGATTGGCTTGGGAATGAGCGCGTGGCAGGCCTTGGCCGTCGTCATCGTATCGAACATCGTCCTCATTGGAGCCATTTGGCTGAACAGCGTTTGTGGAGCGAAATACGGACTTCCGTTTCCGGTGTTAATCCGAGCGGCATTCGGTTACAAAGGTGCGCACGTTCCGGTTTTGATCCGTGCTTTTGTCGCAATTTTCTGGTTTTCTGTGCAAGCTTATGCAGGGAGTAAGGCGGTTGGTGCCGTCATCGGCCTGATCTTTCCTGGCTGGATTTCCCTCGGAACCATCCACCTGCTGGGAGCTAGCTTAAACGACCTGATTTCGTTCGCCATCTTCTGGCTGGTTCACGCGTATGTCATCTTACACGGCATGGAGCGAATCAAGTCTTTTGAATTGTGGGCTGGCCCCTTGGTGATCGTTCTAGGACTGGGGCTTGTTGTCTGGGCCATCCACGCGGCACACGGTTTAGGGCCGATTTTCTCGGTTCGTGCCACTTTGTCGGGCGGCCACTTCTGGGGGACCTTCTTTCTCTCTGTAAGCGGAATGATTGGGGTCTTGGCGTCCCTCGTTCTGAACATTCCTGATCTGACTCGGTTTGCCGGATCACAGCGAGATCAAATAATTGGCCAAGCCGTGGGCTTACCGGTGATGATGACGTTCTTTGCCTTCATGAGCGTCGTGATTACGTCTGGTACCGTCATTGCCTTCGGCAAGCCAATTTTCGATCCCGTCCAACTGCTGCTTCACTTCAAGAATCCCATTGTGGTTCTCCTTGGCGCGTTTTCACTTTTGATCGCCACGGTATCTGTCAACGTGGTTGCAAACGTGGTTTCACCGGCCTATGACTTGACGAATCTGCTTCCGAGGAAGCTCAACTTTGTCAAGGGAGGGATGATTTCCATCCTCATCGGCGTGCTGTTCGCTCCATGGGCGTGGTACAACAATTCGAACTCGATTCTCTCTGTGATTGGGGCTATCGGCGGTACGCTTGGGCCGGTCGCAGGAATCATGATTGCCGATTTCTACTTCATTCACAGACGAATCTACGACGTAGAGAGTTTATATAGCAAGGAGGGCGCATACACATTCCGACAGGGGTGGAATCCGCAGGCGTTCATCGCAATGATTCTAGGAATCATTGTCGCTTTAATTGGCCTGTTTGTCCCTGCTCTGCACGCCCTCTATGCATACAACTGGTTCTTAGGTGTGGGCGTTGGTGCAGTTGCCTATATCGCCCTGATGCGTATTGTTCGGGGTGTGAACCATTCCAACACGATCATTCCCACTACGAACCTGGAGACGGTCAGCTTACAACAGGATGAGATCTAA
- a CDS encoding M20 family metallo-hydrolase, which translates to MIRPSRIGERIESLGKIGESNGEGVTRLALSKEYKDAQALMMSWMEEAGMQVRVDAAGNLIGRKEGSNPDANPVVMGSHIDSVVNGGKYDGTIGVIGGVEVVQHFAEEGIVTSHPIEVIAFCEEEGSRFQSGLFGSQAVIGAIEPGHLDLKDKDGKTRREALLEFGLNPDDIFHEVRRHQGELSVYLEMHIEQGPILEKENHPVGIVTAIAGPTWMEIEIQGKAGHAGTIPMRMRQDALLGASEIALALEQICLDYAGSPIVGTVGRMDVFPGGANVVPGRVLMSVDVRDVDRNRRAFALEKLRVRGHEIAQQRGLEIQFSERLSVAPVACHPEVVSVMVEEGRNMQLECPMMISGAGHDAQLMAAITDVGMVFIRCKDGISHNPKEFAEVGDIALGTELLSRVAYRYAMK; encoded by the coding sequence GTGATCAGACCTTCGCGCATCGGTGAAAGGATTGAATCCTTAGGAAAAATAGGAGAATCAAATGGTGAAGGGGTCACCCGACTTGCCTTGTCGAAGGAGTATAAAGATGCCCAAGCCTTGATGATGTCTTGGATGGAAGAAGCGGGAATGCAGGTTCGGGTGGACGCCGCGGGGAACTTGATAGGTCGGAAGGAAGGGTCTAATCCCGACGCTAATCCGGTGGTCATGGGCTCTCATATTGACTCGGTGGTTAACGGCGGCAAGTATGATGGGACAATCGGTGTTATTGGTGGAGTAGAAGTAGTTCAGCATTTCGCCGAAGAAGGGATCGTGACGAGTCACCCCATCGAGGTGATTGCCTTCTGTGAAGAAGAGGGGTCGCGCTTCCAGAGCGGCTTGTTTGGCAGCCAGGCGGTGATCGGCGCCATCGAACCGGGCCACCTTGACTTGAAGGACAAAGATGGAAAGACAAGACGAGAGGCTTTGCTAGAATTTGGTTTGAACCCCGACGACATATTCCATGAAGTTAGACGGCACCAAGGCGAACTTTCCGTCTATCTGGAGATGCATATCGAGCAAGGCCCAATTCTCGAAAAAGAGAATCATCCAGTCGGCATTGTGACAGCTATCGCAGGACCGACTTGGATGGAGATCGAGATTCAGGGAAAAGCGGGCCACGCGGGTACTATTCCTATGCGGATGCGCCAGGATGCGCTGTTGGGGGCGAGTGAAATCGCTTTAGCGTTGGAACAGATTTGCTTGGATTACGCCGGATCTCCGATTGTCGGCACGGTCGGAAGAATGGATGTGTTCCCGGGCGGTGCTAATGTTGTCCCAGGGCGAGTGCTCATGTCGGTGGATGTGCGAGACGTAGATCGGAATCGGCGCGCCTTTGCTCTAGAGAAATTACGGGTTCGTGGGCACGAAATTGCACAACAGCGAGGGCTTGAGATTCAGTTTTCCGAGCGCCTGTCGGTCGCTCCCGTCGCGTGCCACCCTGAAGTAGTGTCCGTGATGGTTGAAGAGGGACGCAACATGCAGCTCGAGTGTCCAATGATGATCAGTGGCGCCGGGCACGACGCGCAACTGATGGCCGCCATCACCGACGTGGGCATGGTCTTCATTCGCTGCAAGGACGGGATTAGCCACAATCCCAAGGAATTTGCAGAAGTGGGCGACATCGCGCTAGGGACTGAACTCTTATCACGTGTGGCCTACCGCTATGCGATGAAGTAG